In Erigeron canadensis isolate Cc75 chromosome 6, C_canadensis_v1, whole genome shotgun sequence, the following are encoded in one genomic region:
- the LOC122603961 gene encoding ankyrin repeat domain-containing protein 13C: MEDFSKYSHSPAHLAVVQRDHAGLKKLIAGLPRLAKAGTVNSEAESVAAELDADAVSAVIDRRDVPGRETPLHLAVRMKDAVSADILMAAGADWSLQNEHGWSALQEAVCNREENIAMIIARHYQPLAWAKWCRRLPRIVASANRIRDFYMEITFHFESSVIPFIGRIAPSDTYRIWKRGSNLRADMTLAGFDGFRIQRSDQTFMFLGDGYSRDDGSVCLPPGSLIVLSHKEKEITNALEGAGAQPSEAEVAHEVALMSQTNMYRPGIDVTQAELVPHLNWRRQERTEPVGPWKSKVYDMLHVMVSVKSRRVPGAMTDEELFSNERGVENGGDNEHDEYDDVLTPEEKIQLNSALKMENSENVCEDEEQMNHENSDSGSLENSESNSKDKKSWFGWNKKGSKSGGNDPEDSKILKKFSKLNETPAEESGDSKKGKDKSLKKKKKKGSSMDAKHESEYKKGLRPVLWLTPDFPLKTEELVPLLDILANKVKAIRRLRELLTTKLPSGTFPVKIAIPIVPTIRVLVTFTKFEELQASSEEFSTPLSSPAHFQDSKSKESEGSTSWISWMKGNRGDQSSDNEGRSFRDEMDPFNIPSDYTWVDANEKKRRMKAKKAKIRKHKKQSAASTAARSSENGVRQSSEDLE; this comes from the exons ATGGAAGATTTTTCAAAGTATTCCCATAGTCCGGCTCATTTAGCCGTTGTCCAACGAGACCATGCCGGTCTTAAGAAGCTTATTGCTGGACTTCCGAGGTTAGCTAAGGCCGGTACGGTTAATAGTGAGGCTGAGTCAGTAGCTGCTGAGTTAGATGCTGATGCTGTTTCAGCTGTGATTGACCGGAGAGATGTTCCGGGTAGGGAAACACCTCTGCATCTTGCGGTTCGTATGAAGGATGCAGTGTCTGCGGATATTTTAATGGCGGCTGGTGCTGATTGGAGTCTTCAGAATGAGCATGGATGGAGTGCTCTTCAAGAAGCTGTTTGTAATAGAGAAgagaatattgctatgattattGCTCGACATTATCAGCCACTTGCGTGGGCTAAATGGTGTCGTAGGCTTCCACGTATTGTGGCTTCTGCTAATAGGATTCGTGATTTTTATATGGAGATAACTTTTCATTTTGAGAGTTCGGTTATTCCGTTTATTGGAAGGATTGCTCCTTCGGATACTTATAGGATTTGGAAACGTGGGTCGAATTTAAGGGCTGATATGACACTTGCGGGGTTTGATGGGTTCAGAATTCAACGGTCGGATCAAACTTTTATGTTTCTTGGAGATGGGTATTCACGTGATGATGGTAGTGTTTGTTTGCCTCCAGGTTCTTTAATTGTTCTTTCTCATAAAGAGAAAGAGATAACAAATGCTTTAGAAGGAGCTGGGGCGCAACCATCAGAAGCCGAAGTTGCACATGAAGTAGCGTTGATGTCTCAAACTAACATGTACAGGCCCGGAATTGATGTGACTCAGGCCGAGCTCGTGCCTCATTTGAACTGGAGACGACAAGAGAGGACAGAACCCGTGGGACCATGGAAAAGTAAGGTGTATGATATGCTTCATGTGATGGTGAGCGTGAAATCAAGACGAGTCCCTGGTGCTATGACGGATGAGGAGTTGTTCTCTAATGAAAGGGGAGTGGAAAATGGAGGTGACAATGAACATGATGAGTATGATGATGTTTTGACACCCGAAGAAAAGATCCAATTAAATTCAGCACTTAAAATGGAAAATTCTGAAAATGTTTGCGAAGATGAAGAACAGATGAACCATGAAAATAGTGACTCAGGTTCACTAGAAAATTCTGAATCCAACAGTAAAGATAAAAAAAGTTGGTTTGGTTGGAACAAAAAAGGTTCAAAAAGTGGTGGCAATGATCCCGAGGATTCCAAGATTCTAAAGAAGTTCTCGAAACTTAATGAAACTCCTGCTGAGGAGAGTGGTGACTCCAAGAAAGGGAAAGATAAGAgtctgaagaagaagaaaaagaaaggatcCTCAATGGATGCCAAACACGAAAGTGAATACAAGAAAGGGTTGAGACCGGTTCTTTGGTTGACACCTGATTTTCCTTTGAAAACAGAGGAGCTTGTGCCGTTACTTGACATCTTAGCCAATAAGGTTAAGGCCATTAGGAGATTAAGAGAGCTTCTAACCACCAAACTACCAAGCGGCACGTTCCCTGTCAAG ATTGCGATTCCTATCGTGCCAACGATCAGAGTTTTAGTAACATTTACAAAATTCGAGGAACTACAAGCTTCATCAGAAGAATTTTCAACGCCACTTTCTAGCCCAGCTCATTTCCAAGATTCAAAATCTAAAGAATCTGAAGGATCGACTTCATGGATCTCATGGATGAAAGGGAACCGTGGTGACCAATCAAGTGACAACGAGGGTCGTAGCTTCAGGGACGAGATGGACCCGTTTAACATTCCGTCCGACTACACATGGGTTGATGCCAATGAGAAGAAACGCAGAATGAAGGCCAAGAAAGCCAAGATCAGGAAACACAAGAAGCAATCTGCAGCATCAACGGCAGCTAGAAGCAGTGAAAATGGTGTAAGGCAGTCGAGTGAAGATTTGGAGTGA
- the LOC122605943 gene encoding diphthine--ammonia ligase, which yields MKVVGLVSGGKDSCFAMMKCIEYGHEVVALANLLPANDSVDELDSYMYQTVGHQIVVSYANCMGVPLFRRRIQGSTRRHDLSYDTTPGDEVEDMFILLKEVKKQIPSITAVSSGAIASDYQRLRVENVCSRLGLISLAYLWKLDQSLLLQKMIETGIIAITVKVAAVGLNPSKHLGKEMSYLWPHLLKLNELYGSNVCGEGGEYETLTLDCPLFKYARIVLDEFQLVLHDSNPIAPVGILHPLTFHCEDKSKSASVSDVNTSNGFNLENMGSIIEVQNESPDISELKSQSSDFAYDVAELEKHKPHMSKTKMKNTFSICCWLQDSNGTSVGLQEDLKIILLKIESQLSEIGFSWENVVYIHLYVSDMNMFAIANETYVSFITQEKCRFGVPSRSTIELPLHQVGLGKAYVEVLVANDQTKKVLHVQSISSWAPSCIGPYSQATLHKEVLHMAGQLGLDPPTMSLCSGGPTAELEQALVNSEAIAESFNCSIGTSAISFVIYCSKSTLTLDRVSMEEKQKAILGQMKLLNLDQKRLSGVLNPVFLYVFVPDLPKRAFVEVKPMLFVEDVTKTEEVDDDHVMLTHKGIPFDICFQSEKWHDECLQKCLIHGRICVVILSITSEIAEKICSDADDLPAITIEEKMERVAKFCVLRLDKVLLQSYFSWDDVTNMRIYFSTSQAISHETLSFIFKRSYDKFAETSKKMKTCEEPIFNVVPVIGAGSSATSIEDMITCELVARKS from the exons ATGAAGGTGGTAGGGTTAGTAAGTGGTGGCAAAGACAGCTGCTTTGCCATGATGAAATGTATCGAGTATGGCCACGAG GTTGTTGCATTGGCAAACTTGTTACCGGCTAATGATTCTGTGGATGAGCTTGATAGCTACATGTATCAAACT GTTGGCCATCAAATTGTTGTCAGTTATGCGAATTGCATGGGAGTGCCTTTGTTTAGACGGAGAATACAAGGATCCACCAG GCGCCATGACCTAAGCTACGACACGACTCCAGGTGATGAAGTAGAGGACATGTTTATCCTGTTAAAAGAAGTTAAAAAACAGATACCTTCTATAACAGCAGTCTCGTCTGGTGCAATTGCTTCCGACTATCAAAGATTACGAGTAGAAAATGTTTGTTCAAGACTTGGGCTCATTTCTCTAGCATATTTATGGAAGTTGGATCAATCACTGCTCTTACAGAAAATG ATTGAAACTGGCATTATCGCTATCACAGTAAAG GTTGCAGCTGTTGGTTTAAATCCTTCAAAGCACTTGGGAAAAGAGATGTCATACCTATGGCCACACCTTCTTAAGTTAAATGA GTTATATGGTAGTAATGTATGTGGTGAAGGGGGAGAATATGAAACATTGACTCTTGATTGTCCCCTTTTTAAA TATGCTCGAATTGTTCTAGATGAGTTTCAACTTGTACTTCATGATTCAAATCCCATCGCTCCTGTGGGGATCCTTCACCCCTTAACCTTCCATTGTGAAGATAAATCTAAATCTGCTTCTGTAAGTGATGTTAACACAAGTAATGGTTTCAATCTGGAGAATATGGGTTCTATAATTGAAGTACAAAACGAATCTCCAGATATATCTGAACTCAAGAGCCAGTCATCCGATTTTGCCTATGATGTGGCTGAACTTGAAAAGCATAAACCTCATATGTCAAAAACTAAAATGAAGAATACTTTCTCTATATGTTGCTGGCTGCAGGACTCGAATGGAACTTCAGTGG GTCTGCAGGAGGATTTGAAGATCATTTTACTGAAAATTGAATCACAGCTTAGCGAAATTGGTTTTTCTTGGGAGAATGTAGTTTACATTCACCTGTACGTTTCAGATATGAATATGTTTGCTATTGCAAATGAAACATATGTGAGTTTCATAACTCAGGAGAAATGTCGGTTTGGCGTGCCATCCCGCAGTACAATCGAACTTCCTCTTCATCAAGTTGGTCTCGGGAAGGCTTATGTGGAAGTGCTGGTAGCAAATGATCAAACTAAGAAAGTACTTCATGTTCAAAGCATCTCTTCATGGGCTCCTAGTTGCATTGGACCTTATAGCCAG GCGACTTTGCATAAAGAGGTACTTCACATGGCCGGGCAATTGGGACTTGACCCTCCTACCATGTCACTATGTAGTGGGGGCCCCACTGCTGAACTAGAACAAGCCCTGGTAAACAGTGAAGCTATTGCAGAGTCGTTCAACTGCTCAATAGGTACATCTGCCATATCGTTTGTCATTTATTGTTCAAAGTCTACCTTGACCCTGGACAGAGTCAGCATGGAAGAAAAGCAAAAAGCTATTCTTGGTCAGATGAAGCTACTAAATTTGGATCAAAAACGTCTTTCTGGAGTCCTAAATCCAGTCTTCTTGTATGTGTTTGTCCCTGATCTGCCAAAAAG AGCTTTTGTTGAGGTGAAGCCCATGCTCTTTGTTGAGGATGTTACAAAAACCGAGGAAGTTGATGACGATCATGTTATGTTAACACATAAAGGGATTCCATTTGATATTTGTTTTCAATCAGAAAAATGGCATGATGAGTGTCTTCAAAAGTGTCTTATTCATGGCAGAATATGTGTGGTCATTTTGTCCATTACATCTGAAATTGCTGAGAAGATATGTTCCGATGCTGATGATCTTCCGGCGATTACTATCGAGGAGAAAATGGAAAGAGTTGCAAAATTTTGTGTACTCCGTCTTGATAAAGTTCTCTTACAGAGCTACTTCTCTTGGGACGATGTAACG AACATGCGAATTTACTTTTCAACAAGCCAGGCTATCTCCCATGAAACATTGTCATTCATCTTCAAAAGATCATACGATAAATTTGCTGAAACGAGCAAAAAGATGAAGACTTGCGAAGAACCCATTTTCAATGTTGTTCCTGTAATTGGGGCTGGAAGTTCTGCTACTTCCATAGAGGATATGATCACCTGTGAGCTAGTTGCAAGAAAATCTTGA
- the LOC122603391 gene encoding uncharacterized protein LOC122603391 encodes MEVNGKSLERIVSLKALQMGNSFSCKICVFGFLCGVCLTSLFLAALTSFGSFEFTPNSTSYFLNAFTGRECDTKQQTGKKMLISQNVIELQVNDPVNTIYSAWSAMLNKSSTGENLFQQNIKTDGFKVPTPPHLENCKSTNKANRLLDKRMENGELPPWTMWKGFLNNFPLSTKDEQQGYNSHQVISKGAYPPWIKGSDEENYPLTRKVQRDIWVHQHPVNCSDPNVRFLVSDWERIPGFGMGAQFAGMSGLLAIAINEKRVLVTNYYNRADHDGCKGPSRSSWSCYFFPETSQECRERAFELVNEKGAWENGIVTVKENYTTKQIWTGSIPRVWGSPWSYMQPTTEINGKLIGYHRKMDQRWWRAQALRYLMRFQTEYTCGLLNIARHSAFGWEAAKLAHSYRISEYDEENTEASRSAIEEYVWSNHEPWTPRPLVSVHVRMGDKACEMKVVKFEEYMRLANRIRHRFPHLERIWLSTEMQEVIDKTPLYANWKFYFSDVRRQVGNITMAVYEASLGRETSTNYPLVNFLMATEADFFIGALGSTWCFLIDGMRNTGGKVMAGYLSVNKDRFW; translated from the exons atgGAGGTAAATGGGAAATCATTGGAGAGGATAGTGTCATTGAAGGCTCTACAAATGGGGAATTCATTTTCATGCAAAATATGTGTGTTTGGATTTCTATGTGGAGTATGTCTCACTTCTCTCTTTCTTGCTGCCCTCACTTCTTTTGGCTCTTTTGAGTTCACCCCTAATTCCACTTCCTATTTCCTCA ATGCATTTACCGGCCGGGAATGTGACACTAAACAGCAAACAGGCAAAAAGATGTTGATTTCACAAAATGTTATCGAGCTCCAAGTCAATGATCCAGTCAACACAATCTACTCGGCTTGGAGCGCAATGCTAAACAAGTCAAGCACCGGTGAAAATCTGTTCCAACAGAACATAAAAACTGACGGATTTAAGGTACCTACACCTCCTCATTTGGAAAACTGTAAATCAACGAATAAAGCCAACCGGCTTCTCGATAAACGTATGGAAAATGGGGAATTACCGCCATGGACAATGTGGAAAGGTTTCTTGAATAACTTCCCTTTATCAACTAAAGATGAGCAACAAGGGTATAATAGTCATCAAGTCATCTCCAAAGGTGCTTACCCTCCATGG ATAAAAGGGTCTGACGAAGAAAATTATCCGCTAACAAGGAAAGTGCAACGCGATATATGGGTGCACCAACATCCTGTGAATTGTAGTGATCCAAATGTGAGGTTTCTTGTTTCAGATTGGGAGAGAATACCGGGATTTGGTATGGGCGCCCAATTTGCTGGCATGTCCGGGCTTCTTGCAATTGCCATTAACGAAAAAAGGGTACTTGTCACCAATTATTATAATCGAGCTGACCATGATGGTTGTAAAG GTCCATCGAGGTCCAGTTGGTCATGTTATTTTTTTCCGGAGACATCACAAGAATGTAGGGAGCGAGCGTTTGAGCTCGTGAACGAAAAAGGGGCGTGGGAGAACGGAATAGTCACGGTGAAAGAAAATTACACAACAAAGCAAATATGGACTGGCTCTATCCCACG AGTATGGGGCAGTCCTTGGAGTTACATGCAACCAACAACTGAAATCAATGGCAAGTTAATTGGGTATCATAGGAAAATGGACCAGAGATGGTGGCGAGCACAG GCTTTGCGTTACCTTATGCGGTTTCAAACAGAGTACACATGTGGTTTACTAAACATAGCACGACACTCTGCATTTGGATGGGAAGCCGCCAAGTTGGCTCATTCGTACCGTATTTCAGAATATGACGAG GAGAACACGGAAGCTTCTAGGTCTGCAATAGAAGAATACGTATGGTCAAATCACGAGCCATGGACACCAAGGCCGTTGGTGAGTGTACATGTAAGGATGGGAGACAAAGCATGTGAAATGAAGGTGGTTAAGTTTGAAGAATACATGCGTCTTGCTAACAGAATCAGACATCGTTTCCCTCATTTGGAACGCATTTGGCTCTCCACCGAGATGCAGGAAGTGATTGATAAGACACCACTGTATGCAAATTGGAAGTTCTACTTCTCTGACGTGAGACGCCAAGTAGGAAACATCACAATGGCAGTATATGAAGCAAGCCTCGGTAGAGAAACCAGTACTAATTATCCGCTTGTTAACTTCCTGATGGCAACTGAAGCTGATTTCTTCATTGGAGCATTGGGTTCTACATGGTGTTTTCTGATAGATGGAATGAGAAACACTGGTGGGAAGGTAATGGCCGGTTACCTCAGCGTTAACAAAGACCGGTTTTGGTGA